The following proteins come from a genomic window of Actinomarinicola tropica:
- a CDS encoding YraN family protein — MTRGRQALGAHGEARAAAWYAEHGYEVLDRNWRCRDGEIDLVLRHGRTAVFCEVKTRRSDAYGVPAEAVTPAKQLRLRRLAARWLHASTWRPAEVRFDVAAVLAGRLEVIEAAF, encoded by the coding sequence ATGACCCGCGGCCGCCAGGCGCTCGGCGCCCACGGCGAGGCCCGCGCCGCGGCGTGGTACGCCGAGCACGGCTACGAGGTCCTCGATCGCAACTGGCGCTGCCGCGACGGCGAGATCGACCTCGTCCTCCGGCACGGCCGCACCGCCGTGTTCTGCGAGGTCAAGACGCGGCGATCCGACGCCTACGGCGTGCCGGCGGAAGCGGTCACCCCGGCCAAGCAGCTGCGCCTGCGCCGTCTCGCGGCGCGCTGGCTCCACGCCTCGACGTGGCGTCCGGCCGAGGTCCGCTTCGACGTGGCCGCGGTGCTCGCCGGGCGGCTCGAGGTCATCGAAGCCGCGTTCTGA
- a CDS encoding YifB family Mg chelatase-like AAA ATPase — translation MTATVPSATLLGVRGRPVRVEVHVSNGLPSFTIVGLPDASCREARDRVRAAVISSGFPWPTRRVTVNLAPSGLRKAGSQLDLAIAVAVLVAEEQLPAGRVEGVAFLGELGLDGTVRPVVGTVPLVAALDGPVAVVPRASSHEAGLIGRHDVRPVSCLAELVDALRGDAPWPDPPPARPPADTATEPDLADVRGQPFARLAVELSAAGGHHLLMTGPPGAGKTMLARRLPGLLPALDRDASLEATTIHSAAGVALPDGLVERPPFRAPHHGASPVALTGGGSAQMRPGEISLAHHGVLFLDELGEFQSVVLDSLRQPLEEGVIRVSRAAGTVTFPARVLLVAAMNPCPCGLGSVPGDCACSDAARLRYHRRVSGPILDRFDLRIEVAPPAIDELMGGDAGESTAAVAPRVAAARALAVERGVRCNADIPGARLDELAPLTTAAATLLERSLRAGRLTGRGLHRVRRVARTIADVRGHPGPIEVEHVATALELRAVRAPYEVPAEVPRGA, via the coding sequence GTGACCGCCACCGTCCCATCGGCCACGCTGCTCGGCGTGCGTGGCCGCCCCGTCCGGGTCGAGGTCCACGTCTCGAACGGGCTGCCGAGCTTCACCATCGTCGGGCTGCCCGACGCATCGTGCCGCGAGGCCCGCGACCGGGTCCGCGCCGCGGTCATCTCCAGCGGCTTCCCGTGGCCCACCCGCCGGGTCACGGTCAACCTCGCCCCCTCCGGGTTGCGCAAGGCGGGCTCCCAGCTCGACCTCGCGATCGCGGTGGCGGTGCTCGTGGCCGAGGAGCAGCTGCCCGCCGGGCGCGTCGAGGGCGTGGCCTTCCTCGGCGAGCTCGGGCTCGACGGCACCGTCCGCCCGGTGGTGGGCACGGTGCCGCTCGTGGCGGCGCTCGACGGGCCTGTCGCCGTCGTGCCGCGGGCGTCCAGCCACGAGGCGGGGCTCATCGGCCGCCACGACGTCCGCCCGGTGTCGTGCCTCGCCGAGCTCGTCGACGCGCTGCGCGGCGACGCGCCGTGGCCCGACCCGCCCCCGGCGCGGCCACCCGCCGACACCGCCACCGAACCCGACCTCGCGGACGTGAGGGGTCAGCCCTTCGCCCGCCTGGCGGTGGAGCTGTCCGCCGCCGGGGGACACCACCTGCTGATGACCGGCCCGCCGGGGGCGGGCAAGACGATGCTCGCCCGCCGGCTCCCGGGACTGCTCCCCGCACTCGACCGCGACGCGTCGCTGGAGGCCACCACCATCCACTCCGCCGCCGGGGTCGCGCTGCCCGACGGTCTCGTCGAACGCCCACCGTTCCGGGCACCCCACCACGGCGCCTCGCCGGTCGCCCTCACCGGCGGCGGGTCCGCCCAGATGCGTCCGGGCGAGATCTCCCTCGCCCACCACGGCGTGCTGTTCCTCGACGAGCTGGGGGAGTTCCAGTCCGTGGTGCTCGACTCGCTGCGACAGCCGCTCGAGGAGGGCGTCATCCGCGTCAGCCGGGCTGCGGGCACCGTCACCTTCCCGGCGCGGGTCCTCCTCGTCGCCGCGATGAACCCCTGCCCCTGCGGCCTCGGCAGCGTGCCCGGCGACTGCGCGTGCAGCGACGCCGCGCGCCTCCGCTACCACCGCCGGGTGTCCGGACCCATCCTCGACCGCTTCGACCTGCGGATCGAGGTCGCACCGCCGGCCATCGACGAGCTGATGGGCGGCGACGCGGGCGAGTCGACCGCGGCCGTCGCGCCACGTGTGGCGGCGGCGAGGGCCCTGGCCGTCGAGCGCGGCGTGCGCTGCAACGCCGACATCCCGGGCGCGCGCCTCGACGAGCTGGCGCCGCTCACGACCGCCGCCGCGACGCTGCTCGAGCGGTCGCTGCGCGCCGGGCGCCTCACCGGTCGGGGGCTGCACCGGGTGCGGCGGGTGGCCCGCACCATCGCCGACGTCCGTGGCCACCCCGGGCCGATCGAGGTGGAGCACGTCGCGACCGCCCTGGAGCTGCGCGCGGTCAGGGCGCCCTACGAGGTGCCGGCGGAGGTGCCTCGTGGAGCGTGA
- a CDS encoding DNA-processing protein DprA, whose product MERDATVQGAAAALASLPLMGPRRLRAVVDAWGFTEGWARVAAGEARSHPHVAEAMGNDAGELARRWAAAARGVDSEEVARTHREAGVEILVHGGDRFPPALADDLEPPVVLFARGDLRALDGPRVGIVGTRRATAGGRQTATELGRDLARAGVRVVSGLALGIDGAAHRGALHAGSGDDGRPGGPVVGVVGTGLDVVYPRRHADLWREVGERGLLLGEVPLGGAPTRWRFPARNRLIAALSDVLVVVESHERGGALHTVEEAQRRDVAVMAVPGSVRVGSCQGTNRLLVEGATPALSAADVLTALDLSSCDRLPLDVPVVADPPSRPAPRSATDPGPRRASPPVAAVLEPGDADLLAHLGGEPVPLDRLAVRAGIDLGELSLRLARLELAGRVVRHGSAVEEVS is encoded by the coding sequence GTGGAGCGTGACGCGACGGTCCAGGGCGCCGCGGCGGCACTCGCGTCGCTCCCGCTGATGGGGCCACGTCGGCTCCGGGCGGTGGTCGACGCCTGGGGGTTCACCGAGGGCTGGGCACGGGTCGCGGCCGGCGAAGCCCGGTCGCACCCCCACGTCGCCGAGGCGATGGGGAACGACGCCGGCGAGCTGGCGCGCCGCTGGGCCGCCGCGGCCCGGGGCGTCGACTCCGAGGAGGTCGCGCGCACCCACCGAGAGGCGGGCGTCGAGATCCTGGTCCACGGCGGTGACCGGTTCCCTCCAGCCCTCGCCGACGACCTCGAACCGCCCGTGGTCCTCTTCGCTCGGGGCGACCTCCGGGCCCTCGACGGGCCCCGTGTCGGTATCGTCGGCACCCGCCGCGCGACCGCCGGCGGTCGCCAGACCGCGACCGAGCTCGGCCGGGACCTGGCTCGGGCGGGCGTGCGGGTCGTCTCCGGGCTGGCGCTCGGGATCGACGGCGCCGCCCACCGCGGGGCGCTCCACGCCGGCAGCGGCGACGACGGCCGGCCGGGGGGACCCGTGGTCGGCGTGGTGGGCACCGGCCTCGACGTCGTCTACCCCCGTCGCCACGCCGACCTGTGGCGTGAGGTGGGGGAGCGCGGCCTGCTGCTCGGCGAGGTGCCGCTCGGTGGGGCGCCGACCCGCTGGCGGTTCCCGGCCCGCAACCGGCTGATCGCCGCCCTCAGCGACGTCCTCGTCGTGGTGGAGTCCCACGAGCGCGGCGGTGCGCTGCACACGGTCGAAGAGGCGCAGCGCCGTGACGTCGCGGTGATGGCCGTGCCCGGATCGGTCCGCGTCGGGTCCTGCCAGGGCACCAACCGGTTGCTGGTCGAGGGGGCCACGCCCGCGCTCTCCGCCGCCGACGTCCTCACCGCCCTCGACCTGTCCTCCTGCGACCGCCTCCCGCTCGACGTGCCGGTGGTGGCCGATCCGCCGTCCCGCCCGGCACCGCGGTCGGCGACGGACCCAGGCCCTCGCCGAGCATCGCCGCCGGTGGCGGCCGTCCTCGAGCCCGGCGATGCCGACCTCCTGGCCCACCTCGGCGGCGAGCCGGTGCCGCTCGACCGACTCGCCGTGCGGGCCGGCATCGACCTGGGAGAGCTCTCGCTGCGCCTCGCCCGCCTCGAGCTCGCGGGCCGCGTCGTCCGCCACGGCAGCGCGGTGGAGGAGGTCTCGTGA
- a CDS encoding histidine phosphatase family protein, protein MEIVLVRHAEPEWAKDGLAIDNPPLTDRGREQARRLADRLSHEAFDQVFVSPMVRAQQTAEPILEVLGVDAPTEPWLEELRMPDWTGTPSAEVDELFRQAPYRPIEEHWAGITGGESFKDFHVRVTEGVEATLAPLGVTPYRDEGPLWEIDDESRRALFVAHAGTNATIIGHLLGIDPVPWEWERFVMFHASFSVLRPHPIGGGWTFSLFRLGDTEHLPDGMRTR, encoded by the coding sequence ATGGAGATCGTCCTCGTCCGCCACGCCGAGCCCGAGTGGGCGAAGGACGGCCTGGCCATCGACAACCCACCCCTCACCGACCGGGGCCGGGAGCAGGCCCGCCGGCTCGCCGACCGGCTGTCCCACGAGGCCTTCGACCAGGTGTTCGTGTCGCCGATGGTGCGGGCCCAGCAGACCGCCGAACCCATCCTCGAGGTGCTCGGCGTCGACGCGCCCACCGAGCCGTGGCTCGAGGAGCTGCGCATGCCGGACTGGACGGGCACGCCGTCGGCCGAGGTCGACGAGCTCTTCCGGCAGGCGCCCTACCGCCCGATCGAGGAGCACTGGGCCGGCATAACCGGGGGCGAGAGCTTCAAGGACTTCCACGTGCGGGTCACCGAGGGCGTCGAGGCGACGCTCGCGCCGCTGGGGGTGACGCCGTACCGGGACGAGGGTCCGCTGTGGGAGATCGACGACGAGAGCCGCAGGGCGCTGTTCGTCGCCCACGCCGGCACCAACGCCACGATCATCGGCCACCTCCTCGGCATCGACCCGGTGCCGTGGGAGTGGGAGCGGTTCGTGATGTTCCACGCCTCGTTCTCGGTGCTGCGGCCCCACCCCATCGGGGGCGGGTGGACGTTCAGCCTCTTCCGCCTGGGCGACACCGAGCACCTGCCCGACGGCATGCGCACCCGCTGA
- a CDS encoding c-type cytochrome, which produces MRLRHLRSRWLVGVPFVVLPLLVGACAQDDPPEVPAGADAALEQGREVWADSCARCHGADGGGGSGVKLSDGRAEELHPEIDTMIDVIAEGRGAMPSFSQSLDPDEIEAVARYVREVL; this is translated from the coding sequence ATGCGTCTCCGGCACCTCCGCTCCCGCTGGCTCGTCGGCGTCCCCTTCGTCGTGCTGCCGCTGCTCGTCGGCGCCTGCGCGCAGGACGACCCGCCGGAGGTCCCGGCCGGCGCCGACGCCGCGCTCGAGCAGGGGCGTGAGGTCTGGGCCGACAGCTGCGCACGCTGCCACGGCGCCGACGGCGGCGGCGGGTCCGGCGTGAAGCTCTCCGACGGCCGCGCCGAGGAGCTGCACCCGGAGATCGACACGATGATCGACGTCATCGCCGAGGGGCGCGGCGCCATGCCGTCGTTCTCCCAGTCGCTCGACCCCGACGAGATCGAGGCTGTCGCCCGCTACGTGCGCGAGGTGCTGTAA
- the whiG gene encoding RNA polymerase sigma factor WhiG, which translates to MVDTSDVDIDQLWADFKTSLDRTARDRLILHYSPLVKFVAGRMAVGLPQNVEQSDLVSYGVFGLIDAIEKFEPERGFKFETYAISRIKGAILDELRSIDWVPRSVRAKARAVENAYTKLESVLHRTPTDAELSAELDLTEEQLQITLGQISFVGLAALDETLSLGAAGERETFTLGDTIADQGAGPVDVYEVEEMRHLLADAINRMPEREKIVLTLYYYEGLTLAEIGQVLSVTESRICQIHTKAVLQLRSRISAAQRELA; encoded by the coding sequence ATGGTGGACACCTCGGACGTCGACATCGATCAGCTGTGGGCCGACTTCAAGACGTCGTTGGACCGCACCGCACGCGACCGCCTGATCCTGCACTACTCACCGCTGGTGAAGTTCGTCGCCGGTCGCATGGCCGTCGGCCTCCCGCAGAACGTCGAGCAGAGCGACCTGGTGAGCTACGGGGTGTTCGGGCTGATCGACGCCATCGAGAAGTTCGAGCCCGAGCGGGGCTTCAAGTTCGAGACGTACGCGATCTCCCGCATCAAGGGCGCCATCCTCGACGAGCTCCGCTCGATCGACTGGGTGCCGCGCTCGGTGCGGGCCAAGGCGCGCGCCGTGGAGAACGCCTACACGAAGCTCGAGTCGGTCCTGCACCGCACACCGACCGACGCCGAGCTGTCGGCCGAGCTCGACCTCACCGAGGAGCAGCTCCAGATCACCCTCGGGCAGATCTCCTTCGTGGGGCTCGCGGCCCTGGACGAGACCCTCTCGCTCGGTGCCGCAGGCGAACGTGAGACCTTCACGCTCGGCGACACGATCGCCGACCAGGGGGCCGGTCCGGTCGACGTCTACGAGGTCGAGGAGATGCGCCACCTCCTCGCCGACGCGATCAACCGCATGCCCGAGCGGGAGAAGATCGTCCTCACGCTCTACTACTACGAGGGCCTGACCCTCGCGGAGATCGGCCAGGTCCTCTCGGTCACCGAGAGCCGGATCTGCCAGATCCACACCAAGGCGGTGCTCCAGCTGCGGTCGCGCATCTCCGCGGCCCAGCGCGAGCTGGCCTGA
- the trmD gene encoding tRNA (guanosine(37)-N1)-methyltransferase TrmD, with the protein MRIDVFTIFPPMVEGFAGASLLGRAQERGLLDVRVHDLRSQATDAHRTVDDAPFGGGAGMVLMPEPVFAAVEAVDPPRPLLLMGPGGRRFDQAMARDLAGGEGFSVLCGRYEDVDQRIREHLVDEEVSIGDYVLAGGEVAALVILEAVGRLVPGVMGNATSGTEESFSDGLLEYPQYTRPAEFRGWAVPEVLRSGDHGRVARWRRARSLDRTLRLRPDLIAARGGLTDEEQALLDEHGLGPSASGV; encoded by the coding sequence GTGCGGATCGACGTGTTCACGATCTTCCCGCCGATGGTCGAGGGGTTCGCCGGGGCCAGCCTCCTCGGGCGGGCGCAGGAGCGGGGTCTGCTCGACGTGCGGGTCCACGACCTGCGCAGCCAGGCCACCGACGCGCACCGCACCGTCGACGACGCCCCGTTCGGCGGTGGCGCGGGCATGGTCCTGATGCCCGAGCCGGTCTTCGCTGCGGTCGAGGCCGTCGACCCGCCGCGACCGCTGCTCCTCATGGGCCCCGGCGGACGGCGGTTCGACCAGGCGATGGCGCGTGACCTCGCCGGGGGCGAGGGCTTCTCCGTGCTGTGCGGTCGCTACGAGGACGTCGACCAGCGCATCCGCGAGCACCTCGTCGACGAGGAGGTCTCGATCGGCGACTACGTGCTCGCAGGCGGGGAGGTCGCCGCGCTCGTGATCCTCGAGGCGGTCGGTCGCCTCGTCCCCGGCGTGATGGGCAACGCCACGTCGGGCACCGAGGAGTCGTTCTCCGACGGGCTCCTCGAGTACCCGCAGTACACGCGCCCCGCCGAGTTCCGGGGCTGGGCCGTTCCCGAGGTGCTGCGCTCGGGCGACCACGGCCGGGTCGCCCGCTGGCGGCGGGCCCGGTCCCTCGACCGGACGCTGCGGCTGCGCCCCGACCTGATCGCGGCCCGTGGAGGGCTCACCGACGAGGAGCAGGCACTGCTCGACGAGCACGGCCTGGGGCCGTCGGCGTCCGGCGTCTGA
- the rplS gene encoding 50S ribosomal protein L19, protein MQPTDLVDQSSLRDDIPDFAPGDTLKVHVRVVEGNRERIQVFQGAVIRRQGGGLQETFTVRKVSFGVGVERTFPVHSPIIAKIEVHTRGDVRRAKLYYLRDRVGKAAKIKEKREA, encoded by the coding sequence ATGCAACCCACCGATCTCGTCGACCAGAGCAGCCTTCGCGACGACATCCCCGACTTCGCTCCGGGCGACACGCTGAAGGTCCACGTGCGCGTCGTCGAGGGCAACCGCGAGCGCATCCAGGTCTTCCAGGGGGCGGTCATCCGCCGCCAGGGCGGTGGCCTGCAGGAGACCTTCACCGTGCGCAAGGTGAGCTTCGGCGTGGGCGTCGAGCGGACCTTCCCCGTCCACTCGCCGATCATCGCCAAGATCGAGGTCCACACCCGTGGCGACGTGCGCCGGGCCAAGCTCTACTACCTGCGCGACCGCGTCGGGAAGGCCGCGAAGATCAAGGAGAAGCGCGAGGCCTGA
- a CDS encoding KH domain-containing protein has protein sequence MTDLDQPADEGGEIIPVEESSQDAPTATAVLEYLVRNVVDDPDGVRVEADDSRSRLQLNVHVADGDMGRVIGRRGRVANAIRTVVRAAAVRDGVDVDVEFVD, from the coding sequence GTGACCGACCTCGATCAGCCCGCTGACGAGGGCGGCGAGATCATCCCCGTCGAGGAGTCGAGCCAGGACGCGCCCACCGCGACCGCCGTGCTCGAGTACCTCGTCCGCAACGTGGTGGACGACCCCGACGGCGTCCGGGTCGAGGCCGACGACTCCCGGTCCCGCCTGCAGCTCAACGTGCACGTCGCCGACGGCGACATGGGCCGGGTGATCGGCCGTCGCGGCCGCGTCGCCAACGCCATCCGCACCGTCGTGCGTGCCGCCGCCGTGCGTGACGGCGTCGACGTCGACGTCGAGTTCGTCGACTGA
- the rimM gene encoding ribosome maturation factor RimM (Essential for efficient processing of 16S rRNA) — protein sequence MTDRLEVGRITKAHGLRGEVIVVLTTDRPERVAAGAVLHDRDDHPMVVASSRPHQNGWIVQFEGVEGRDAADALRGRTLLADPIDDPDVLWVHQLIGSTVVEADGTERGVVESVQSNPASDLLVLDTGALVPLVFVTGRSPGRVTIDPPEGLFDLG from the coding sequence ATGACCGACCGGCTCGAGGTCGGGCGCATCACCAAGGCCCACGGCCTGCGCGGCGAGGTCATCGTCGTGCTGACGACCGACCGCCCCGAGCGCGTCGCCGCCGGCGCCGTCCTGCACGACCGCGACGACCACCCCATGGTCGTCGCGTCGTCGCGCCCGCACCAGAACGGGTGGATCGTCCAGTTCGAGGGGGTCGAGGGCCGCGACGCCGCCGACGCGCTGAGGGGCCGCACCCTCCTCGCCGATCCGATCGACGATCCCGACGTCCTCTGGGTCCACCAGCTCATCGGCTCCACGGTGGTCGAGGCGGACGGCACCGAGCGTGGCGTCGTCGAGTCGGTGCAGTCGAACCCCGCGAGCGACCTGCTGGTGCTCGACACCGGCGCCCTCGTGCCGCTCGTGTTCGTCACCGGACGCTCGCCCGGGCGGGTCACGATCGACCCGCCCGAGGGCCTGTTCGACCTCGGCTGA
- a CDS encoding tyrosine-type recombinase/integrase: MPWSLDEFERSLTGVAEATRRAYLADLTAFTEWAGRSSIDAPDGVSRRLLRRYLAHLSTRRYARRTIARKASSLRRYFDWARRRGLVTTDPAVGLSAPSGTGRLPRVLRDDELVALLDPSPPSSDQGPVPAALRRRDDAVVELLYGSGLRVAELCGLRLDDLDLPARQVRVWGKGAKQRRLPLSPPTVDAVRAWTTDGREHLRTPGGTATDEVFLNRRGNPLTPRDVRRLLDRRAAAPTHPHALRHTFATHLLDGGADLRSVQELLGHADVGTTQIYTHVSTERLQQVHGATHPRA; this comes from the coding sequence GTGCCCTGGTCGCTCGACGAGTTCGAACGCAGCCTCACCGGCGTCGCCGAGGCGACGCGCCGGGCCTACCTCGCCGACCTCACGGCGTTCACCGAGTGGGCCGGCCGGTCCTCGATCGACGCCCCCGACGGCGTCTCGCGTCGCCTCCTGCGCCGGTACCTCGCGCACCTCTCCACCCGTCGCTACGCCCGACGCACCATCGCCCGCAAGGCGTCGTCGCTGCGTCGGTACTTCGACTGGGCCCGTCGCCGGGGCCTGGTGACCACCGACCCCGCGGTCGGCCTGTCGGCGCCGAGCGGCACGGGACGCCTGCCCCGGGTGCTGCGCGACGACGAGCTCGTCGCGCTCCTCGATCCGTCGCCGCCGTCGAGCGACCAGGGTCCGGTGCCGGCGGCCCTCCGCCGGCGCGACGACGCCGTCGTCGAGCTCCTCTACGGCTCGGGCCTGCGGGTCGCCGAGCTCTGCGGCCTGCGGCTCGACGACCTCGACCTGCCGGCGCGACAGGTGCGGGTGTGGGGCAAGGGCGCCAAGCAGCGCCGCCTCCCGCTCAGCCCTCCGACGGTCGACGCCGTCCGGGCCTGGACCACCGACGGGCGGGAGCACCTGCGGACCCCCGGGGGCACGGCCACCGACGAGGTGTTCCTCAACCGGCGGGGCAACCCGCTCACCCCGCGCGACGTCCGGCGCCTGCTCGACCGCCGTGCGGCGGCACCCACGCACCCCCACGCGCTGCGCCACACCTTCGCCACGCACCTGCTCGACGGGGGTGCCGACCTGCGGTCCGTTCAAGAGTTGCTCGGACATGCCGACGTGGGAACCACACAGATCTACACGCACGTGAGCACCGAGCGCCTCCAGCAGGTGCACGGGGCGACGCACCCTCGGGCTTAG
- the rpsP gene encoding 30S ribosomal protein S16 — protein MAVKLRLMRMGKKKQPTYRVVAADARSPRDGRFIEIVGTYEPRRDPSVIKIDNEKAVKWLRNGAQPTETVQKLLKTSGAWDWYTTGQEPAPAADAPTAESGAES, from the coding sequence GTGGCCGTCAAGCTCCGCCTGATGCGGATGGGCAAGAAGAAGCAGCCGACCTACCGCGTCGTCGCCGCCGATGCCCGCTCGCCCCGCGACGGGCGCTTCATCGAGATCGTCGGCACCTACGAGCCCCGCCGTGACCCGTCGGTCATCAAGATCGACAACGAGAAGGCCGTGAAGTGGCTCCGCAACGGTGCCCAGCCGACCGAGACGGTGCAGAAGCTCCTGAAGACCTCCGGCGCCTGGGACTGGTACACCACCGGCCAGGAGCCGGCGCCCGCCGCCGACGCCCCGACCGCCGAGAGCGGCGCCGAGTCGTGA